The sequence TCGGCGTACTCGAGCAACTCCGGAATCGTGTACTCGCCGTCCGGACTCTCCTGGACGTACGCTCGGAGGTCCTCGGGCGGCCGCTCGAAATCGACGAACGGATAGAGACGACTGCGCTCGAGCAGGTCGAACACCTCGCGGGTCGACGCCTCGTCCAGGTAGGTCGCCATCGCCGACCGGACCGCGTCGTTGTACGCCTCGATCGGATCCCGGAGCTTCTCGACGGGAGCCTCGAGGTCGGCATCCCCGAGGTCGAGCAACCGTTCGCGCTCGTCGATGGCGTCGTCGATCTCGCGGACGCGAAGCGCGGCCCCCTTCCGGGCGTCGTCGAGCGTTTCACGGGCGGCCTCGCGTTCGTCGATCAGATCGGCGTACCGCTGGGCCGGCTCGAGTTTCCCGCGAGCACGGTCGAAGTCCGACTCGCTAAGCCGGCGTTTGTCGATCGCGTCGAGGGCGTCCTCGAACGCGTCGCGCCCCCGCAGGTCGTCTGGAAGGGAGTCGACGAGGGAGGCAAACTGCCCCTCGAGTTGTACGTAGGCCTTGAAGTTCTCCCGGCCGGTGCCCGTCGCCCGGTCGACGTACCGGTCGAGTAACTCAATCGCCGTCCGATAGGCGTCTGCGGCCTGTTCGACCGCCTCGCCGCCGTGATCGTCGATCTCGCGCTCGGCACGCTCGAACCGGTCGCGGGCAGCTTCGAGGTCCTCGAGCGGGGTCGATTCGTCTGTGGTTCGGCCGTCGGCGCTCGGGGCGGTCGCGTGTGCGTGGTCGCTCATGAGTGGCGTATCGGTCGTCGGTAGTCGCTCGTCGCTCGATCGGCAGTATCGATCCTCAGTCGTCGTACACCGCGTCGGGGTCGAACACCTGCTCGCCGACGTTCTCGCCGTCGACCGTGCGGTAGAAACACGAGCGGTGACCCGTGTGGCAGGCCCCGCCCTCCTGATCGACCAGGTACAGCAGGGTGTCGGCGTCGCAGTCGACCCGTACCTCGGAGACGTGCTGGACGTGCCCGCTCGTCTTGCCCTTCTGCCACAGCTCGTCCCGGCTCCGGGAGTAGTAGTGGGCCAGCCCCGTCTCGCGCGTCCGCTCGAGGGCGTCGGGGGAAACGTAGGCGAGCATCAACACCTCGCCGGTTTCGGCGTCCTGTGCGACGGCGG is a genomic window of Natrarchaeobaculum aegyptiacum containing:
- the hisI gene encoding phosphoribosyl-AMP cyclohydrolase, whose amino-acid sequence is MDDAVAVDFGEDGLVPAVAQDAETGEVLMLAYVSPDALERTRETGLAHYYSRSRDELWQKGKTSGHVQHVSEVRVDCDADTLLYLVDQEGGACHTGHRSCFYRTVDGENVGEQVFDPDAVYDD
- a CDS encoding DUF7118 family protein, with protein sequence MSDHAHATAPSADGRTTDESTPLEDLEAARDRFERAEREIDDHGGEAVEQAADAYRTAIELLDRYVDRATGTGRENFKAYVQLEGQFASLVDSLPDDLRGRDAFEDALDAIDKRRLSESDFDRARGKLEPAQRYADLIDEREAARETLDDARKGAALRVREIDDAIDERERLLDLGDADLEAPVEKLRDPIEAYNDAVRSAMATYLDEASTREVFDLLERSRLYPFVDFERPPEDLRAYVQESPDGEYTIPELLEYADYSRSKLTHLVADADELKRRVATQQTYLEAIGAGPLTLPWPPEPAGVLQRRAREYRPFVERIAGEETVAALRRVSRRTHETDYDRLQTAAEAVVQLSPDERDRLANGRVADELEALREERERLQAALEVEDPV